GATAAGTATCTGACTTTCAGCAGTAAATTTAACCTGATCGATGGCACCGATGGGCAATGCCCCAGATTTTCCAAGTAAATTGAAAATTTGTGTCGCTTCTTCTGTTCTATAATCAGCTGATGCAATATGTGGGGTGGTGAATGGGTTGTTTTTGATGTGTAAGGCCATGGCTACCACTTTTCCAGGGTAGGTGCTATCGAGTTCATGAATTTTTAAAGCTGCATTCGGACAATTAGGACACCTGACTCCTGTAAAATCACTGATTAAGACTTTTTTTGGCTTTGGAAATATTTGCTGAGGAGTCAGATAACTCGTATCCACCAAAGTAGTATCGGTGGGTTCAGGATTCAGGTTGATGTAGGGCCCTATTTCGGTACATGAAATTAAAAGAACTCCGAAAATACTGAAAATCAATAAATTAATTAGTTTATTCATATTAAAAGCTTGTTGACAGATTAAACTTGATACCGCTGAAAGCAGGCTCAACACGGCAAACTCCACCCGTGCAAACAATCCCTTCCACCTGTTTGGCATATCCGATCGAAAATCGTGTCTGCTCTATCGAATAGGCAATGAAGAAATTGTAATAATGTTTGACTTCTGAAAGTTTGAGTGGCCTGGTGTTGACCATATCGGAAACAGAAAATGAATAGTGCGGAGCAATAGTAAATTCAAGCAGTCCGAAGAAAAAATCGCCATGATCCTGTTGGGTAAATAAATATTGAATTTCTCCCCGCAAAGACCTTTTATGATCAAATTTATAAATTATCTCGCTGAAAGGTGTTAAGGTTTCAACGGGTTCTTCCCTTTCATTCTGGTAGGCGTAAATATCGTAGTAAACAGACTGAATACCTATCGTTGTATTTAGTTTTTTCGAGAACTTATGGTAATATTCAAGATATAACTCTCTGAAGGTCATCTCTTTATCTGAATTCTCGACATAAGTTCCGTTTGCAAGCAGTGTGTTCTTTTTATTGGGAGAAAAAGTGATTTCAACCTGGGTTGCATTTTCTCCAAGTTCAAGGGCTGAGATGCTGTAACGGGCAGGAAGGGTTTTGGCATGTTGACGGCTCATTGGTGGCATATAATTGAAAGTACCGACCAGAAAAGAGGTAAATGGTGATGTTCTTAAGGAAAAAAAGTCGGAGCGCTTGTGCTGAACAATGATCCCAAATCCTGAACGGGAATAATTCATAGTTGTGTAAAAAACATATCCGTTTTTCAGGATAAACTTATCTCCTTCTTTATTTTTAACGGCTTCCTTCGATTTGAATGCATATTCAACATACCAGTTGAAATTTTTGAAAACCAGTGTGTTGTAAAAAGTGGCAGCATAAACATTGTATTTTGGGATAAAACGGTCTTCAAGTTTATATCCGTTTATCTCATTGGCTAAAATATTCATTGTGGCCTGGTCCAATGTCCGGTTGACCATGCCGGCACCCGTAAAAATTTTAAAATCATCATTAATCAGAAAATCTTTTTCCATATTAATGCCTTTCATCGCCTGTTTATGCGTTTCAAATCTGTTTTTTTGTCGTCCGGCAAATGCTTTCACACGAAATGTTTCAGAAAAATTGTATTTCAGATTAATGCCATTTACTGCGTAATCAAGCCCCAAAATGCGGTCTTCATATGCTCTGAAAATGATGCCGGAGGCAAACTGATCATAAAAGTGGCCTCCTGTCAGTTCAAGATTCCCGATTTTTTTATTGGCCTGATAAAAACCAAGCCCATGGTCGGTGTAAACTTCATTGGGGTCTAATAATGCCGAGTTGTTGAAAAGGTCGTAACGAATACGGAAATTAAAATCATTGATGGAATAATTGAGGAAAAGCCATGCTTCGGTAGAAGAAAGTTCATGCTGATATTGGCTGGTATTGGCACCAATAGAAGTGTCCCTGAAATAGAAGTTTGAATTGGTCAGAAAATCACCGGTTAACTGGGCAATAAGAGAAAAACGGATAATTATCAGGAAACAAACGGATGAAATGATTTTTTTCATTGAAAAAAGAGATTTTTTTGAAAACAAAGGTAGCCAGTAAATGTATTCTGAAAACTATGTTTTTAACTTTCCTTCATCAGCAAAGCTGAAATAGGTATCGCCTGCAAAAATGATATGGTCAATTAGTTTGGTATCAAAAAATTTTGCAGCATTGCCAATTTTATCAGTCAGTGAAATGTCATTTTCGCTTGGCATTCTGTTTCCGGAAGGGTGATTGTGAGCAACAATAAAAGAAGAAGCCCTTTCCTCACTGACTATTTTAAAAATCTCTTTCACATCTACAACAGTTCCGGTATTGCTTCCCCTGCTGATTTCAGCGTGTTTTAAAATATGAAGGGATCTGTTCAGTAAAATAATTATAAAAGTTTCCTGAGGTAAATCAGCCATCAGAGGATAGAGGTATTCGTATGCATCGCGGCTGGTGGAAATTTTGATTTTTTCATTGGAAGCGCCTGATTTTCTTCTTCTTCCAAGTTCAAGAGCGGCAGCAATGGTGATGGCTTTTGCTTCTTTAATCCCTTTTATCTTTTTAATTTGAGCAAGACTTAATGAGCCAAGTTTATTTAGGTCATTGTCAGTACTTTTCAGGAGCTCTTTGGCCAGATCAAGGGCACTTTTTTCCTTTGTGCCTGTATTGATTAATATGGCAAGCAATTCGGCATCTGATAATGCTTTCGGGCCTTTTGAGGATAATTTTTCTCGTGGACGGTCTTGTTCAGACCATGATTTGATTCCGGATTTTACTGTTTTTTTTATTGCCACTTGGGACTTTAAGCAAGGTGAGCAATATACCTGTGCAATTCTGATTTTTTATTTGAAGCATTGTTCTTGTGGATAACACCTGTTTTGGCAAGCTTGTCAATTTTTGAAGCTAAGGTATTGTATTCAGCTAATGCTTCTTCTTTTGTCTTGATTGTCTTGAACTTACGTATAGCATTTCGGACAGTTTTATACTGATAACGGTTTCTCAATCTCCTGACTTCGTTTTGACGAATTCTCTTCAATGCTGATTTATGATGTGCCATTCTAATTTTTTTTGAGGTGCAAAAATATGCAAAGGTTTTTTTTCTGAAAAACTATTTTCCACAAATTTCCTTAATTTGTTTCTCAAGATTGTATTCGTCTCCTTCAACATAACCGTTGTGGATATAGACAATTTTTTTATTTTTGTCGATGATAGCCGAAAACGGAACTGTCGGGTAATTGAATACAGGTTTGGTATCCTGATTGATATCCAGCAATACAGGAAATTTATAGCCCTTTCCGTCAATATATGGCTTTACTTTACCGGAATTTCTGGAGTCATCAATTGAAATGGCTATCAAATCAACCGGATATTTCTTTTTCCAATCATCCAGCATTTCATCAACATTTTCCAACTCTTTTTTACAGGGAGAACACCACGTAGCCCAGAAAATAATAACTGTTGT
The Sphingobacteriales bacterium DNA segment above includes these coding regions:
- a CDS encoding 30S ribosomal protein S20, which translates into the protein MAHHKSALKRIRQNEVRRLRNRYQYKTVRNAIRKFKTIKTKEEALAEYNTLASKIDKLAKTGVIHKNNASNKKSELHRYIAHLA
- a CDS encoding TlpA family protein disulfide reductase; this translates as MKRILFITLLTGIMFTSFGQKINKDLPSIKLKTLDNKTIDLKEMVKPERTTVIIFWATWCSPCKKELENVDEMLDDWKKKYPVDLIAISIDDSRNSGKVKPYIDGKGYKFPVLLDINQDTKPVFNYPTVPFSAIIDKNKKIVYIHNGYVEGDEYNLEKQIKEICGK
- the radC gene encoding DNA repair protein RadC — protein: MKKTVKSGIKSWSEQDRPREKLSSKGPKALSDAELLAILINTGTKEKSALDLAKELLKSTDNDLNKLGSLSLAQIKKIKGIKEAKAITIAAALELGRRRKSGASNEKIKISTSRDAYEYLYPLMADLPQETFIIILLNRSLHILKHAEISRGSNTGTVVDVKEIFKIVSEERASSFIVAHNHPSGNRMPSENDISLTDKIGNAAKFFDTKLIDHIIFAGDTYFSFADEGKLKT